One window of the Manihot esculenta cultivar AM560-2 chromosome 14, M.esculenta_v8, whole genome shotgun sequence genome contains the following:
- the LOC110600604 gene encoding tetratricopeptide repeat protein 1: MVVIEQEEENGHPSVNNPPKPKSVPSSSSSKTATDSSKDTETTTPVAAEDVNGNDSDGFETASEREVSDNEEIINEDNHQTQEPQPHPAASPEEETADSNINDEELQQKILAQANDAKLEGNRLFGDGRYEEALLQYDAALQVALDIPLFVELRSICHSNRAVCFLKLGKYEDTIKECTKALELNPSYMKALVRRGEAHEKLEHFEEAIADMKRILELDPSNDQAKKVIRRLEPLAAEKREKMKEEMIGKLKEMGNSLLGRFGMSVDNFKAVKDPNTGSYSISFQR; the protein is encoded by the exons ATGGTGGTGATTGAGCAAGAAGAAGAGAACGGACACCCCTCAGTCAACAATCCTCCAAAGCCAAAATCAGTTCCCTCGTCGTCATCGTCCAAAACGGCGACGGATTCAAGCAAAGACACTGAAACTACAACTCCGGTGGCGGCGGAAGATGTGAACGGGAATGACTCTGATGGGTTCGAAACAGCAAGCGAACGCGAAGTGAGCGATAATGAAGAAATCATCAATGAAGATAATCATCAAACACAAGAACCTCAGCCACATCCAGCAGCATCGCCGGAGGAAGAGACAGCGGACTCTAATATTAACGACGAAGAATTGCAACAG AAAATTTTAGCACAAGCTAATGATGCGAAATTGGAAGGCAATAGACTGTTTGGAGATGGGCGGTATGAGGAGGCACTATTACAATATGATGCTGCATTACAAGTTGCATTGGACATTCCATTGTTTGTGGAGTTACGTTCCATATGCCATTCAAATCGTGCTGTATGCTTCTTGAAATTG GGAAAGTATGAGGACACAATCAAGGAATGTACAAAGGCCCTAGAACTAAATCCTTCCTACATGAAAGCTCTGGTCAGGAGAGGAGAAGCACACGAAAAGCTTGAACACTTTGAGGAGGCAATAGCAG ATATGAAAAGAATCTTGGAATTGGATCCTTCAAATGACCAAGCTAAGAAAGTCATTCGCCGGTTGGAACCTTTGGCTGCAGAAAAGCGGGAAAAAATGAAGGAAGAGATGATTG GAAAGCTGAAGGAAATGGGAAATTCTCTGCTAGGCCGATTTGGTATGAGTGTTGACAACTTCAAAGCTGTTAAAGATCCAAATACTGGTTCTTATTCTATTTCATTCCAACGTTAG